In Streptomyces sp. P9-A4, the genomic window CCCCGCTCGCGGTACGCCGCTACGCCCGGGGCTGACGGACCGGCCCAGGGCCTGTCGTCAGACTCCCGCCTGCCCCACGACGCCTGGCATGCGCTCCCGCCGCACCGGGCGGGAAGCGGGCCGGGCCCACCGGTGAGATACCCCCTGATGACAAGCACCGCCCCCGCAGGGTAGGCAGGGCTTCCATGAGCACTCAGCCACTCCCCCTCGAAGGCATCACGGTCGTCGCCGTCGAGCAGGCCGTCGCCGCCCCCTTCGCCACCCGGCAGCTCGCCGACCTCGGCGCCCGCGTCGTCAAGGTCGAACGGCCCGACGGCGGGGACTTCGCCCGGGGGTACGACACCGCCGCCCGGGGTCTCGCCTCGCACTTCGTGTGGTGCAACCGCGGCAAGGAGTCCGTGGCGGTCGACCTCAAGGACCCCCGGGGCCTGGCGATCGTCCGGCGGCTGGTGGCCGGCGCGGACGTCTTCGTGCAGAACCTCGCCCAGGGCGCGGCGGCCCGGCTGGGCCTCGACGCCGCCACCCTGTGCGCCGCGCACCCGAGGCTGATCGCGGTGGACGTCTCCGGGTACGGGGCGGAGGGACCGTACGCGCTCAAGCGGGCGTACGACATGCTCGTGCAGTGCGAGGCCGGCCTCGTTTCGGTGACCGGGACGCCGGAGCAGCCGGTCAAGTCCGGGATCCCGGCGGCCGACATCGCGGCCGGCATGTACGCCTTCTCGGGCGTCCTCGCCGCGCTCGTACGGCGCGGCACCACCGGGCGGGGCGGTCCGGTGGAGATCTCGCTGCTCGACTCGCTCGCGGAGTGGATGGGGCACCCGTTGCACCACGGGATGCATGGGGGTACGCCCCCGGCGCGCACGGGGCTCGCGCACGCGGTGATCGCCCCGTACGACGCCTATCCGACGGCCGACGGCGGTCTGGTGCTGCTCTCCGTGCAGAACGACCGGGAGTGGCGGCGGCTCGCCGAACAGGTCCTCGGCCGGCCGGAGCTGGCCGACGCCCCGGACTTCGCGACGAACACGGCGCGGGTGGCCGGGCGCGCGGCGACGGACGCGGTGGTCGCGGAGGCCCTGGCCCCGCTGACGGCACCCGAGGCGCTGGCGCGCCTGGACGCGGCGGGCATCGCCTGCGCCCGGCTCAACTCGGTCGCGGAGCTGGCGGACCACCCGCAGCTGACGGCCCGTGACCGCTGGCGGGAGGTGGAGTCACCGGCCGGGCCGCTGCGCGCGCTGCTGCCGCCGATCGTGTTCCCGGACGCGCCGGAACCACGGATGGACCGGATCCCGGCACTCGGGCAGGACACGGACGGGGTACTCGCCGAGCTGGGTGTGCCGGAGACGGAGGTGGAGGAGCTGAGGAGTGTGGGGGTGATCGCCTGAGACCGGGGGGAGTCACGACGGCGGGTACGAAGGGCCGGTCGGCAGGACGACGGGCCCGGTCGGGCCGGCCTTCGGGTGCGCACCGGTCGGGGGCGCGAACGGGTCTTCCCTCGGGTGCGAACCGACCGTCAGCGGGCACGAAGGAGCGCCGGACGGGCGGGGACACGTCCGGCGCTTTCACTGGCGCCGCGCTTTCGCTCTGCCGGGCAGGGGCGGGCGGGAACCTCGCGGGTACGCGACGGCCCGGCGCGCCCGACCGTCAGCGGCGCGTGCCGAAGAGCGAGCGGCGGAGTCTGCGGAGCGGGGCGAAGAGCGAGACCCGCGCGCTGCGGCTGCGGTGACCGTGCACCGGCGCCTCGTGCGTACGCGTCGTCAGTTCCCGCATCAGCAGCGTCGCCTCGGCCGCCTCGCGCTGGGGCACGGCGGGTCCGCCGAGCACCGCGAGATGGCGGTCGAGCCGCGAACTGGTCGCACTGCTCCCGCAGGTGATGGCAGGCACTCGCGGCCTGCTGCGCATTGCTATCTGTTCCATGTCACTCCCCACCCGTACAAGGGCACCCGACCCAGGGCAGGTTAACCCTATCGCCCCGCCGTGACACCCGTGTATCCCGGCGGCGGGATTCGTCGCACTCGTACGGGGGTTGACGGTCACCGTCCGAATCCATCTGATTCCAGGGCGAGTTGGACAGGCATCGAACACCTGCCGAACCGTCATGAACCATCCTGCCCCCAGGGTGGTCACCGACGGACACCCGGGTCGGTGTGATCTCCGCCACCAAGATCGTCCGAGCGGTTCCGGGCCGAAGGA contains:
- a CDS encoding CaiB/BaiF CoA transferase family protein yields the protein MSTQPLPLEGITVVAVEQAVAAPFATRQLADLGARVVKVERPDGGDFARGYDTAARGLASHFVWCNRGKESVAVDLKDPRGLAIVRRLVAGADVFVQNLAQGAAARLGLDAATLCAAHPRLIAVDVSGYGAEGPYALKRAYDMLVQCEAGLVSVTGTPEQPVKSGIPAADIAAGMYAFSGVLAALVRRGTTGRGGPVEISLLDSLAEWMGHPLHHGMHGGTPPARTGLAHAVIAPYDAYPTADGGLVLLSVQNDREWRRLAEQVLGRPELADAPDFATNTARVAGRAATDAVVAEALAPLTAPEALARLDAAGIACARLNSVAELADHPQLTARDRWREVESPAGPLRALLPPIVFPDAPEPRMDRIPALGQDTDGVLAELGVPETEVEELRSVGVIA